Proteins encoded in a region of the Magallana gigas chromosome 8, xbMagGiga1.1, whole genome shotgun sequence genome:
- the LOC117690014 gene encoding uncharacterized protein → MYGAEYDSNAFGHDNGDDIPCAVCRSRSATSSIMIPGTNNCVSGWRTQYKGYLAAGAYNEQAASQYICLDAASETVVNGHDNNNGKLVQPVKAVCGALECPPYHDGKILTCAVCTK, encoded by the coding sequence ATGTACGGAGCCGAGTACGATTCGAACGCGTTCGGTCATGATAACGGGGACGATATACCATGCGCCGTGTGTCGTAGCCGGTCCGCAACCAGCTCCATCATGATACCTGGAACGAATAATTGTGTCTCTGGTTGGAGGACTCAGTATAAAGGTTACCTTGCAGCAGGCGCCTATAACGAGCAAGCGGCCTCACAGTATATATGTTTGGACGCGGCCTCGGAAACTGTTGTTAATGGTCACGACAACAATAACGGGAAGCTGGTCCAGCCCGTCAAAGCGGTCTGTGGGGCACTAGAATGTCCCCCGTACCACGACGGCAAGATTCTGACATGCGCTGTTTGCACGAAATAA